From the Candidatus Korarchaeota archaeon NZ13-K genome, the window GATGGGCTCACTGGGATACGTGGAGATCTTGGAGAGATTCGCGAGGCTCGAGGAGAGACAGCAGAGGCTTGAGGAGAGGCAACAGAAGCTTGAGGAGAGGTTAATCTCGATCGAGAGCGAGATGCTGGAGCTCAGGAGAACAGTCATCGTCATCGCCCATCGCTTCGGCGTGATGACCGAGGAGAGCTTCAGAGAGGCCATGAGGTACGTGGTCGAGGAGGTCCTGGGCACGGCCAAGGTGGAGAGATGGGTCCACTTGGACGGGGAAGGCATGGTCTATGGCTACCCCTCGATCGTCGAGGTCGACCTCGTCGTCAGGAACGGGGAGCACATCCTCATCGAGGTGAAGTCGAGGGTGGGTAAGGGGGACGTCCACGAGCTCCACATGATAGGGAAGTTGTACGAGAAGGTCGTGGGAGTCAGGCCGAGGATGCTGATGATAGGAGGCT encodes:
- a CDS encoding DUF3782 domain-containing protein gives rise to the protein MGSLGYVEILERFARLEERQQRLEERQQKLEERLISIESEMLELRRTVIVIAHRFGVMTEESFREAMRYVVEEVLGTAKVERWVHLDGEGMVYGYPSIVEVDLVVRNGEHILIEVKSRVGKGDVHELHMIGKLYEKVVGVRPRMLMIGGFVDHRAHETARALGVEIRPVIKELA